The Megasphaera stantonii genome includes a window with the following:
- a CDS encoding 3-deoxy-7-phosphoheptulonate synthase — MAMQIEFIRKLPSPQELMEQFPIDDRIRSIKAQRDETIRRILTGEDDRFLLIIGPCSADNEDAVVDYAHRLAAVQEKVADTIFIIPRVYTNKPRTIGVGYKGMLHQPDPEGKEDMLAGIIAIREMNARIVRETGFTCAEEILYPEIYRYLSDLLSYAAVGARSVEDQLHRMIASGVGIPVGMKNPPSGDISVMLNSIAAAQHSQEFLFRGWEVRTKGNPLAHAILRGYVDNFGNSLPNYHYEDLHNLLEAYAERKLANPAAVIDTNHANSGKKYLEQIRIAKDVMHSRHMCPDIRTLVKGLMIESYIEDGSQKISEGTYGKSITDPCLGWEKTERLILELADLV, encoded by the coding sequence ATGGCAATGCAAATTGAATTCATCAGAAAACTGCCGTCGCCGCAGGAGCTTATGGAACAGTTCCCCATTGACGACCGCATCCGCAGCATCAAAGCGCAGCGCGACGAGACGATCCGCCGCATCCTGACCGGCGAAGACGACCGCTTCTTGCTCATCATCGGGCCCTGCTCAGCCGACAACGAAGACGCCGTCGTCGACTACGCCCATCGCCTGGCCGCCGTGCAGGAAAAAGTCGCCGACACCATCTTCATCATTCCCCGCGTATACACCAACAAGCCGCGCACCATCGGCGTAGGCTACAAGGGCATGCTCCATCAGCCCGACCCGGAAGGCAAGGAAGACATGCTGGCCGGCATCATTGCCATCCGCGAAATGAACGCCCGCATCGTCCGAGAAACGGGATTCACCTGCGCGGAAGAAATCCTCTATCCGGAAATCTACCGCTACTTGTCGGACCTCCTGTCCTACGCCGCCGTCGGAGCCCGCTCCGTCGAAGACCAGCTCCACCGCATGATTGCCAGCGGCGTCGGCATTCCCGTCGGCATGAAAAACCCGCCGTCCGGCGATATCTCAGTCATGCTCAACTCCATCGCCGCCGCCCAGCACTCCCAGGAATTCCTGTTCCGCGGCTGGGAAGTCCGCACGAAAGGCAATCCCCTGGCCCACGCCATCCTGCGCGGCTACGTCGACAACTTCGGCAACAGCCTGCCGAACTACCATTACGAAGACCTGCACAACCTGCTGGAAGCGTACGCCGAACGGAAGCTGGCGAACCCGGCCGCCGTCATCGACACCAACCACGCCAATTCCGGCAAAAAATATCTGGAACAAATCCGCATTGCCAAGGACGTCATGCACAGCCGCCATATGTGCCCAGACATCCGCACCCTCGTCAAGGGCCTCATGATCGAAAGCTACATCGAAGACGGCAGCCAGAAAATCAGCGAAGGGACGTACGGAAAATCCATCACCGACCCCTGCCTGGGCTGGGAAAAGACGGAACGGCTCATCCTCGAGCTGGCCGACCTCGTATAA
- a CDS encoding amino acid-binding protein, producing the protein MLNQISLFAENKKGALRCITSVLAQAHINIYTMLANDSAEFGIIRLIVTDPDKALKALQDAGYQCRLDKVLAIDMSDAPGTLDGILSNLQEANVSIDYLYISYNRQTSTPVAVFKTSEPETETFLRGKGYILLNSI; encoded by the coding sequence ATGCTGAATCAAATTTCATTGTTTGCCGAAAATAAGAAGGGCGCCCTGCGCTGCATCACGTCGGTCTTGGCTCAGGCCCACATCAATATTTATACGATGCTGGCCAACGACAGCGCCGAATTCGGCATCATCCGCCTCATCGTGACGGACCCGGACAAGGCCCTGAAGGCCCTGCAGGATGCAGGCTACCAGTGCCGCCTGGACAAGGTGCTGGCCATTGACATGTCCGATGCGCCGGGCACGCTGGACGGCATTTTGTCGAATTTGCAGGAAGCGAACGTATCGATCGACTACTTATACATTTCGTACAACCGCCAGACGTCGACGCCCGTAGCCGTATTCAAGACCAGCGAGCCCGAAACGGAAACGTTTCTGCGCGGCAAGGGATATATCCTTCTCAATTCCATTTAA
- a CDS encoding polysaccharide deacetylase family protein, producing MIAKLKLALGCVLIVVLASAGLTMHVMSHSFDRVRSVVLPFERQAKEVYVGDEFSLPPADNDLPVYDRYTTRERRAKGLPQTYGAKRSYFYGDHVAYLTFDDGPNRANTEKILDILEREHIRATFFLTGRNVGRYPDVVRRIYQSGHAIGVHSYSHDYKKLYSSPQAYIDELLKTEEMIYHIIGVRPVISRAPGGTAGHFTKEYWQAIQDIGYVDVGWNALTGDADGTGKTAAKAVENLRSQLAARPYLNTHLIILMHDAAGHEETVKALPPIIAMLKQQGYTFRVVTPSTPPAW from the coding sequence ATGATAGCAAAATTGAAATTAGCCTTGGGCTGCGTGCTCATCGTCGTCCTGGCTTCGGCCGGCCTTACGATGCACGTCATGAGCCATTCCTTCGACCGGGTGCGGTCCGTCGTCCTGCCCTTTGAACGACAGGCCAAGGAGGTATACGTAGGAGATGAATTTTCCCTGCCGCCGGCGGACAACGACCTGCCTGTATACGATCGGTATACGACGCGGGAACGCCGGGCCAAGGGATTGCCGCAGACGTACGGCGCGAAGCGGTCTTACTTTTACGGCGACCACGTCGCCTACCTGACCTTTGACGACGGGCCGAACCGGGCGAATACGGAGAAAATACTGGATATCTTAGAGCGTGAGCATATACGGGCGACGTTCTTCCTGACCGGACGGAACGTAGGCCGCTATCCCGACGTGGTGCGCCGCATATATCAGTCGGGCCACGCCATCGGCGTCCATTCGTACAGCCACGACTACAAAAAATTGTACAGCTCTCCCCAGGCCTATATAGACGAGCTGCTGAAAACAGAAGAGATGATTTACCATATCATCGGCGTCCGGCCGGTCATTTCCCGGGCGCCGGGCGGTACGGCCGGCCACTTCACGAAGGAATACTGGCAGGCGATTCAGGATATAGGCTACGTCGACGTCGGCTGGAACGCCTTGACGGGCGATGCCGACGGCACGGGCAAAACGGCGGCGAAGGCCGTGGAAAACCTGCGGAGCCAGCTGGCGGCCAGACCGTATTTAAATACGCATCTTATCATATTAATGCACGATGCTGCCGGCCATGAGGAGACGGTCAAGGCCCTGCCGCCCATCATCGCCATGCTGAAGCAGCAGGGCTATACGTTCCGCGTCGTTACGCCGTCGACGCCGCCGGCCTGGTAG
- the yqeC gene encoding selenium cofactor biosynthesis protein YqeC has protein sequence MYQDNRWLRMLKPGITAIVGAGGKTTVLERLGKYGHNSKLPIMISSTVPMDSAYIDNVEPFDVICTSDVEKGEAFCAARIADGRVPAWFWGLDGNDCYTGLPTKVIEQLKVRHPAWYILIEGDGAKGKWLKAPLPDDVPVPVNCDTIIGVLNLQMLGNSLLPEKVEGIETATMIMGRSQGAVITPAMLAKLIKHPRGMFRGMPCARILFCTGYNAVQHRMTEALLDEMEDFGLVASVLADGYREACTIRQYVSYEPR, from the coding sequence ATGTATCAAGATAATCGGTGGCTGCGCATGCTGAAGCCGGGCATTACGGCAATCGTCGGGGCCGGCGGCAAGACGACTGTATTGGAACGGCTGGGGAAATACGGCCACAACAGCAAGCTGCCCATCATGATCAGCAGCACCGTCCCCATGGACAGCGCTTACATCGATAATGTAGAGCCCTTCGACGTCATCTGCACGTCCGACGTCGAAAAAGGAGAAGCATTCTGCGCAGCCCGCATTGCCGACGGCCGCGTGCCGGCCTGGTTTTGGGGCCTCGATGGCAACGACTGCTACACAGGCCTGCCGACGAAGGTCATCGAGCAGCTCAAGGTACGGCATCCGGCCTGGTATATCCTCATTGAAGGAGACGGAGCCAAGGGCAAATGGCTGAAAGCGCCTCTCCCCGACGACGTGCCCGTTCCGGTAAACTGCGATACGATTATCGGCGTGCTGAACCTGCAAATGCTGGGAAACTCGCTTCTTCCGGAAAAGGTAGAAGGCATTGAAACGGCGACGATGATCATGGGCCGGTCTCAGGGCGCCGTCATTACGCCGGCCATGCTGGCAAAGCTCATCAAGCATCCCCGCGGCATGTTCCGCGGCATGCCCTGCGCCCGCATTTTATTCTGCACGGGGTATAACGCCGTGCAGCACCGCATGACGGAAGCCTTGCTGGACGAAATGGAAGATTTCGGACTGGTCGCCAGCGTATTGGCCGACGGCTACAGGGAAGCCTGCACTATTCGCCAGTACGTTTCCTACGAACCTAGATAG
- a CDS encoding FAD binding domain-containing protein, whose protein sequence is MVTSDTIAVPQSPEEAYQVYRDAASAVFLAGAQGLKYKKDHYGLIVDLSKAGLRYIRDAGDEVAIGAMTTLADLEKSPVVQAIAGGAICRCIRDIKNSDEKKATIGGVVAVKAPFSVVLPVLMSLRVDVVLEGKGRMNLADYIPCPPMREMVSQVVIAKEEVYTAFAAYRKLPTDEPYLTGAVAALDDEWRVVVGGRPGVAAIAETASAELTEKGMAVRENVAHLASEELDFANYGTCSEQERRSLTVDMVRKLIKEAWKGRSAQLQKAGKR, encoded by the coding sequence TTGGTTACAAGTGATACGATTGCAGTACCGCAGAGCCCGGAAGAGGCGTACCAGGTATACCGCGACGCCGCTTCCGCCGTATTTTTGGCTGGAGCCCAGGGCTTAAAATACAAGAAAGACCATTACGGCCTCATCGTCGACTTATCGAAGGCCGGGCTGCGGTATATCCGCGACGCCGGCGACGAAGTGGCTATCGGAGCCATGACGACGCTGGCCGACTTGGAGAAATCGCCGGTCGTGCAGGCCATCGCCGGCGGCGCCATATGCCGGTGTATTCGGGATATCAAGAATTCCGACGAGAAGAAAGCGACGATTGGCGGAGTCGTCGCCGTGAAGGCGCCCTTTTCCGTCGTGCTGCCCGTGCTGATGTCGCTGCGCGTCGACGTCGTCCTGGAAGGAAAGGGGCGCATGAACCTTGCCGACTACATTCCCTGCCCGCCTATGCGGGAGATGGTTTCGCAGGTCGTCATTGCGAAGGAAGAGGTATACACGGCCTTTGCAGCCTATCGCAAGCTGCCGACGGACGAACCGTACCTGACGGGAGCCGTAGCGGCCCTGGACGATGAATGGCGCGTCGTCGTGGGCGGCCGTCCCGGCGTCGCCGCCATTGCCGAAACGGCCAGCGCGGAGCTGACGGAAAAGGGGATGGCTGTACGGGAGAACGTGGCTCATCTGGCCAGCGAGGAATTGGACTTTGCCAATTACGGTACCTGCTCCGAGCAGGAACGGCGGAGCCTGACTGTCGACATGGTCCGCAAGCTGATTAAGGAAGCGTGGAAAGGCCGCAGCGCCCAGCTGCAGAAGGCCGGAAAAAGATAA
- a CDS encoding suppressor of fused domain protein yields the protein MRIDIQQRPSRFFAMNDAGPMPLRHGEYGEQVQDYFHKLFPHREWKVFSDTTASPIPISVEMLYPTVEEPFYLLHTIGMSAVPMHYPAGRLEMGHEVYGELCMILPADWPFGKGKDVALTDAAAWPIWMLMELGRFPHVHQIWISYGFILPNTETCEPFSPMTDLSGVIIVQFEGELGALTMADGTTVELLMPILAYKEELDLCDEIGVDAVIDEILESNRGSFALDVRRANVAAGGTYE from the coding sequence GTGCGCATAGATATACAACAACGACCTTCGCGATTTTTCGCCATGAACGACGCCGGCCCCATGCCGCTTCGTCACGGCGAGTACGGCGAACAGGTGCAGGACTACTTTCATAAGCTGTTTCCCCACCGCGAATGGAAGGTTTTTTCCGACACGACGGCCAGCCCGATTCCCATCAGCGTGGAAATGCTGTACCCGACCGTAGAGGAGCCCTTTTATCTCCTGCATACGATAGGGATGAGCGCCGTTCCCATGCATTACCCCGCCGGCAGGCTGGAAATGGGCCACGAGGTGTACGGCGAGCTGTGCATGATTTTGCCGGCAGACTGGCCCTTCGGCAAGGGGAAGGACGTCGCCCTGACCGACGCCGCGGCCTGGCCGATTTGGATGCTCATGGAGCTGGGGCGCTTTCCCCACGTGCATCAAATCTGGATATCCTATGGGTTTATCCTGCCCAATACGGAGACGTGCGAGCCCTTTTCGCCGATGACGGACTTGTCCGGCGTCATCATCGTCCAGTTTGAAGGCGAGCTGGGGGCCCTGACTATGGCCGACGGCACGACGGTCGAGCTGCTCATGCCGATCCTGGCCTATAAGGAAGAGCTGGATCTGTGCGATGAAATCGGCGTCGACGCCGTCATAGATGAAATTCTGGAAAGCAACAGGGGTTCCTTTGCCCTGGATGTCCGCCGCGCCAATGTGGCTGCCGGCGGCACATATGAATAA
- a CDS encoding carbon-nitrogen hydrolase family protein, which translates to MKILKKNLRVAVVQASPVMFDKDATLDKVVSQIAEAGTHGAELIVFPESLVPCYPYGLTFGFNVGSRSEDGRKDWKIYYDNSVVVPSADTDRIGKAAKEAGAYVSIGITERDSTNYSLYCTNLVFSPDGKLAAKHRKIKPTGAERYIWADSHDPDTYFPITDTPWGPMGALICWENYMPLARVALYQQGVSLYLAPNTNDNPEWQDTIRHIAIEGHCYVINADQYFTKAMYPDTLLAKDEIARLKDETCIGGSCIIDPYGHCVTEPVWNQEAIIYADLDMDAVPMSHMEFDGVGHYARPDILELTVRDGK; encoded by the coding sequence ATGAAAATACTGAAAAAAAATCTGCGCGTCGCCGTCGTGCAGGCGTCGCCGGTCATGTTTGACAAGGACGCGACCCTCGATAAGGTCGTAAGCCAAATCGCCGAAGCAGGAACGCACGGTGCCGAACTCATCGTCTTTCCCGAATCCCTCGTCCCCTGCTATCCCTACGGGCTGACCTTCGGCTTCAACGTCGGCAGCCGGTCCGAAGACGGCCGCAAGGACTGGAAGATATACTACGATAATTCCGTCGTCGTCCCCAGCGCCGACACCGACCGCATCGGCAAGGCCGCCAAAGAAGCGGGGGCCTACGTCAGCATCGGCATTACGGAGCGGGACAGCACGAACTATTCCCTGTACTGCACAAACCTCGTCTTTTCTCCCGACGGCAAACTCGCCGCAAAGCACCGCAAGATAAAGCCGACGGGAGCGGAACGGTATATTTGGGCCGATTCGCACGACCCCGACACGTATTTTCCCATCACGGACACGCCGTGGGGCCCCATGGGCGCCCTTATCTGCTGGGAAAATTACATGCCCCTGGCCCGCGTCGCCTTGTATCAGCAGGGAGTCTCCCTGTATCTTGCTCCTAATACCAACGACAATCCCGAATGGCAGGACACGATCCGGCACATCGCCATCGAAGGCCACTGCTACGTCATCAACGCCGACCAGTACTTTACGAAGGCCATGTATCCTGACACGCTGTTGGCGAAAGACGAAATCGCCAGGCTGAAAGACGAAACGTGCATCGGCGGCAGCTGTATTATCGACCCCTACGGCCACTGCGTCACCGAGCCCGTATGGAATCAGGAGGCCATCATCTACGCCGACCTCGACATGGACGCCGTGCCGATGAGCCACATGGAGTTCGACGGCGTCGGCCACTATGCGCGGCCCGACATTTTAGAGCTTACCGTCCGCGACGGGAAATAA
- the crcB gene encoding fluoride efflux transporter CrcB, with amino-acid sequence MMQHILAVAVGGGIGAALRYAVTLLANAHGGVAFPYGTVLVNIIGSFLIGLLMMYFQAQADLPPSVKLFAVTGVLGGFTTFSTFNMELLTFIRAGEMGFALLYGGLNVVGAFLFCWLGLAAGTALW; translated from the coding sequence ATGATGCAGCATATACTGGCCGTGGCTGTCGGCGGCGGCATCGGAGCCGCTCTGCGGTATGCCGTCACGCTCCTTGCCAACGCGCACGGCGGCGTCGCCTTCCCTTATGGGACTGTTTTGGTCAATATCATAGGCTCTTTTCTCATCGGCCTGCTCATGATGTATTTTCAGGCCCAGGCCGACTTGCCGCCGTCGGTGAAGCTCTTTGCCGTCACGGGCGTCCTCGGCGGCTTTACGACCTTTTCTACCTTTAATATGGAATTGCTGACCTTTATCCGGGCCGGCGAGATGGGTTTTGCCCTGCTGTACGGCGGCCTGAATGTTGTCGGCGCGTTTTTATTCTGTTGGCTGGGCCTGGCGGCGGGGACGGCGCTGTGGTAA
- a CDS encoding GNAT family N-acetyltransferase, with the protein MNQDDIIIRAASPEDGAALLAIYAPYVQHTAITFEYAVPSLEEFTGRIAATLTKYPYLVAEHQGCPAGYAYTGPFSGRAAYDWSAETSLYIRRDCRRQGIGRKLYEALEAVSKAQHIVNLNACITCPDADDEYVTRNSVQFHAHMGYAMVGIFHSCGYKFSRWYHVAWMEKFLGDHPAVPEPVIPFPVLRPRLRRILNGQE; encoded by the coding sequence ATGAACCAAGACGACATCATCATCCGCGCGGCTTCGCCTGAAGACGGCGCAGCCCTTCTGGCGATTTACGCTCCTTATGTGCAGCATACCGCCATTACCTTCGAATACGCCGTTCCCAGCCTGGAAGAATTTACGGGCAGAATCGCCGCGACGCTGACTAAATATCCCTATCTCGTCGCCGAGCATCAGGGATGCCCTGCAGGCTACGCCTACACCGGGCCCTTTTCCGGCCGCGCCGCCTACGACTGGTCCGCCGAAACGTCGCTGTACATACGCCGGGACTGTCGCCGCCAAGGAATCGGCCGAAAGCTGTATGAAGCGCTCGAAGCCGTCTCGAAGGCGCAGCACATCGTCAATTTGAACGCCTGCATCACCTGTCCCGACGCCGACGACGAATACGTAACGCGAAACAGCGTCCAGTTCCACGCTCATATGGGATACGCCATGGTCGGGATCTTTCACAGCTGCGGCTACAAATTCAGCCGCTGGTACCACGTCGCCTGGATGGAAAAGTTTCTCGGCGATCATCCGGCCGTCCCCGAACCGGTCATCCCCTTTCCCGTCCTCCGTCCCAGGCTGCGCCGCATCCTGAACGGGCAAGAATAA
- the sdaAA gene encoding L-serine ammonia-lyase, iron-sulfur-dependent, subunit alpha: MYQYEYKTLHELMDAAATHNLSLSEVVVRHEMETSEQTEQDVRSRMEGRLAVFKESIDAGLNDTEKSVSGLVGGDADKLLKAAPKLLGPLAKKAAVYALAVSEANAKMFKIVACPTAGSCGIVPAVMTAVAEELDVDTETSVNALFTAAGVGAVVSRNASVAGAVGGCQAECGTAAAMAAAAAAEMAGGTNDQILQAFALCMKNTLGLACDPVAGLVEVPCVKRNACYAILAITAAEMALAGVRSVIPPDEVIEAMNEIGRMMPVALKETSDGGLAKTATGKAIAERLERSMAE, translated from the coding sequence ATGTACCAGTACGAATACAAAACCCTTCACGAACTGATGGACGCGGCGGCAACGCACAACCTGTCGTTGTCGGAAGTCGTCGTGCGCCACGAAATGGAAACGTCGGAACAGACGGAACAAGACGTACGCAGCCGCATGGAAGGCCGGCTGGCCGTATTTAAAGAATCTATCGACGCCGGCTTGAACGATACGGAAAAATCCGTAAGCGGCCTCGTCGGCGGCGACGCCGATAAGCTCCTGAAAGCGGCGCCGAAGCTGCTGGGGCCGCTGGCAAAGAAAGCGGCTGTCTACGCCCTGGCAGTCAGCGAAGCTAACGCCAAGATGTTTAAAATCGTCGCCTGCCCGACGGCAGGGTCCTGCGGCATCGTGCCGGCCGTCATGACGGCCGTGGCCGAAGAGCTGGACGTCGATACGGAAACGAGCGTCAACGCCCTGTTTACGGCTGCCGGCGTCGGCGCCGTCGTATCGCGCAACGCCTCCGTGGCCGGCGCTGTCGGCGGCTGTCAGGCTGAATGCGGCACGGCTGCCGCTATGGCCGCTGCTGCTGCCGCTGAAATGGCCGGCGGGACGAACGACCAGATACTGCAGGCCTTTGCCCTCTGCATGAAAAATACGCTGGGACTGGCCTGTGACCCCGTAGCCGGACTGGTCGAAGTTCCCTGCGTCAAGCGCAACGCCTGCTACGCTATCCTGGCGATTACGGCGGCCGAAATGGCCTTGGCCGGCGTGCGCAGCGTCATTCCGCCTGACGAAGTCATCGAAGCGATGAACGAAATCGGCCGGATGATGCCCGTCGCGCTGAAGGAAACGTCCGACGGCGGCCTGGCTAAGACGGCGACAGGCAAGGCCATTGCCGAACGCTTGGAACGGTCCATGGCCGAATAA
- the sdaAB gene encoding L-serine ammonia-lyase, iron-sulfur-dependent subunit beta encodes MGVFDVVGPVMIGPSSSHTAGAARIGLMAREILKDEPVEAVITLYGSFAKTYKGHGTDKALVAGLLGFSADDVRLRTSFDLAAQQGMNVVFQRSEAEVDHPNTVRIAMTGKTGKKMEVLGVSLGGGKMEIREINGAGVLLSGEEHTLITVHRDKPGVIAQATTILAIGHINVSNMRVFRSAKNASAVMIVCTDSPVPQEMVSMIQNISGIESVVTLLPL; translated from the coding sequence ATGGGAGTTTTTGATGTAGTCGGCCCGGTCATGATCGGTCCGTCCAGTTCTCACACCGCCGGCGCGGCCCGTATCGGCCTCATGGCCCGGGAAATCCTGAAAGATGAGCCTGTAGAAGCTGTGATTACCTTATACGGCTCTTTTGCCAAGACATATAAGGGCCACGGCACGGATAAGGCTCTGGTCGCCGGATTACTAGGCTTTTCAGCCGACGACGTCCGCCTGCGCACGTCCTTTGACCTGGCAGCCCAGCAGGGGATGAACGTCGTATTTCAGCGCTCGGAAGCGGAGGTAGACCATCCCAACACGGTGCGCATCGCCATGACGGGCAAGACGGGAAAGAAGATGGAAGTGCTGGGCGTGTCCCTCGGCGGCGGCAAAATGGAAATCCGCGAGATCAACGGCGCCGGCGTCCTGCTCAGCGGCGAAGAGCATACGCTGATTACGGTGCATCGCGATAAGCCCGGCGTCATCGCCCAGGCTACGACGATTTTGGCTATCGGCCACATCAACGTATCGAACATGCGCGTATTCCGCAGCGCTAAAAATGCGTCGGCCGTTATGATCGTCTGCACGGACAGCCCGGTTCCGCAGGAAATGGTCAGCATGATTCAGAATATTTCCGGAATTGAAAGCGTCGTCACGCTGCTGCCGTTATAG